One segment of Niveibacterium microcysteis DNA contains the following:
- a CDS encoding monovalent cation:proton antiporter family protein, producing MSPLHTLDFVLLLLAASVVGVMLFHRMRLPGELAYLAVGALIGRAGLNLIPDESSARALAEFGVVFLMFTIGLEFSLPHLMSMKRLVFGLGAAQVGATTLLTLGFGALLGVQPGAALVLGGALAMSSTALLSKLLIDRMELDAPHGRMVMGVLLFQDLAVVPLLVLIPALSQPPEAQLQLLLLAGLKATVLLAIVLYFGQRLLGRWFLLVARRRSSQLFMLNVLLVTLGLAWLTEHFGLSLALGAFVAGMLISETEYRYRVEEDIKPFRDVLLGLFLVTVGTFLDARVIFGHLLLVLGMLVGILATKFAVVFAAARLFGATPGNAVRSGLWLCAGGEFGFVLLSQMSANKLGSDALIQAAVAAVVLSLLAAPFIVQASNKLVMRFVASEWLLRSMELTRVAAQSMTTERHVIICGYGRTGQLLARFVEQEGVGYVALDLDPDRVREAAAAGETVVYGDAARRETLIAAGVARAAAIVVSYADVGSACRVTDLVRELRPDIPVVVRALEEAQLEKLTAAGAAEVVTDIFETSITLASHTMALTGVPLSRVIRRVRDIRSQRYALMRGYFHGRSDAADDPDATLERLHSVALPDGAGCIGRSIAELALPEAGAKVSAVRRRGVRAINPESDLVFETGDVVVLLGTPESLATAEARLLQGV from the coding sequence ATGTCGCCGTTGCATACGCTCGATTTCGTCCTGTTGCTGCTCGCCGCCTCCGTGGTCGGTGTGATGCTGTTTCACCGCATGCGCCTGCCGGGCGAACTGGCCTACCTTGCCGTTGGTGCGTTGATCGGGCGGGCGGGACTGAACCTGATACCGGATGAGTCGAGCGCTCGCGCGCTGGCGGAGTTCGGCGTGGTGTTCCTGATGTTCACGATCGGGCTTGAGTTCTCGCTGCCCCATCTGATGAGCATGAAGCGGCTGGTGTTCGGCCTCGGTGCGGCGCAGGTCGGGGCGACGACGCTGCTGACACTTGGATTCGGCGCGCTGCTGGGTGTGCAGCCGGGGGCTGCGCTGGTTCTGGGGGGGGCGCTCGCGATGTCCTCCACCGCGTTGCTGTCGAAACTGTTGATTGATCGGATGGAGCTTGATGCACCCCATGGCCGCATGGTGATGGGGGTGCTCTTGTTCCAGGATCTTGCTGTGGTGCCCTTGCTGGTGCTGATCCCGGCGCTTTCTCAGCCGCCCGAGGCGCAACTGCAGTTGCTCTTGCTTGCGGGCCTCAAGGCCACGGTTTTGTTGGCGATCGTGCTGTATTTCGGGCAGCGCCTGCTCGGGCGCTGGTTCTTGCTGGTGGCCCGGCGGCGTTCGTCGCAACTGTTCATGCTCAATGTGTTGCTGGTGACGCTGGGGCTGGCCTGGCTAACCGAGCACTTTGGCTTGTCATTGGCGCTGGGCGCGTTTGTCGCCGGCATGCTGATCTCTGAGACCGAGTATCGCTATCGCGTTGAAGAGGACATCAAGCCGTTCCGCGACGTGCTGCTCGGGCTCTTCCTCGTCACGGTCGGCACCTTCCTCGATGCGAGGGTGATCTTCGGGCATCTGCTGTTGGTGCTGGGCATGCTGGTTGGCATTCTGGCGACGAAATTCGCGGTGGTGTTTGCGGCAGCGCGCCTTTTCGGCGCCACGCCGGGCAACGCGGTACGCAGCGGCTTGTGGCTGTGCGCTGGCGGCGAATTCGGCTTCGTGCTGCTTTCGCAGATGTCCGCCAACAAACTCGGCAGCGATGCGCTGATACAGGCCGCCGTTGCCGCCGTGGTGCTGTCGCTGTTGGCTGCGCCCTTCATCGTGCAAGCCAGCAATAAACTGGTGATGCGTTTCGTCGCGTCGGAGTGGCTGCTGCGATCGATGGAGCTCACGCGCGTGGCTGCGCAATCCATGACGACCGAACGGCATGTGATCATCTGCGGCTATGGCCGCACGGGGCAGCTGTTGGCGCGCTTCGTCGAGCAGGAAGGCGTCGGCTACGTCGCCCTCGATCTGGACCCCGATCGCGTACGCGAAGCCGCGGCGGCCGGCGAGACCGTTGTGTATGGTGACGCCGCGCGTCGCGAAACCCTGATTGCGGCGGGCGTGGCGCGCGCCGCTGCGATCGTGGTGTCCTACGCGGACGTGGGCTCTGCGTGTCGGGTTACGGATCTGGTGCGTGAGTTGCGGCCGGACATCCCGGTGGTTGTTCGTGCGCTTGAAGAAGCACAGCTTGAGAAGCTGACGGCTGCGGGGGCTGCCGAGGTCGTCACCGACATCTTTGAGACCAGCATCACGCTGGCCAGCCACACCATGGCGCTGACCGGCGTGCCGCTGTCGCGTGTGATCCGCCGCGTGCGCGACATCCGCTCGCAGCGCTACGCGCTGATGCGTGGCTACTTCCACGGGCGCTCCGATGCCGCGGATGACCCGGACGCTACGCTTGAGCGCCTGCACTCAGTGGCTTTGCCCGACGGCGCCGGCTGTATCGGGCGATCGATCGCCGAGTTGGCTTTGCCGGAGGCGGGGGCGAAAGTGTCCGCGGTGCGCCGGCGCGGGGTGCGTGCGATCAACCCTGAATCGGATCTGGTATTCGAGACCGGCGACGTGGTGGTGCTGCTGGGGACGCCAGAGTCTCTTGCGACGGCGGAGGCAAGGTTGTTGCAGGGAGTGTGA
- the lptA gene encoding lipopolysaccharide transport periplasmic protein LptA, which translates to MTLARIVSSLLLAGVLLASATAAHAERADRDKPVNIEADRVTVDDKNKVQIFEGRVKLTQGTLTILSDKVVVTQDIEGFQKGVATGGQGGLARFRQKREQKEEWVDGEAERIEYDAKTDLVQLFNRAKVVSGKDDVSGQYINYDGYNETYLVTNGPNATVVQNTEARVKVTIQPKKQDAAGKPAGTGQR; encoded by the coding sequence ATGACTCTCGCACGCATCGTAAGTTCACTGCTGCTCGCAGGCGTTCTGTTGGCGTCAGCAACGGCGGCCCACGCCGAACGCGCTGACCGAGACAAGCCGGTCAACATCGAAGCGGACCGTGTCACCGTCGACGACAAGAACAAGGTCCAGATCTTCGAGGGCCGCGTAAAGCTTACGCAAGGCACGCTGACGATCCTGTCCGACAAGGTGGTCGTGACCCAGGACATCGAAGGCTTCCAGAAGGGCGTCGCCACCGGAGGCCAAGGCGGGCTTGCGCGCTTCCGCCAGAAACGCGAGCAGAAGGAAGAGTGGGTGGACGGCGAAGCCGAGCGGATCGAATACGACGCGAAGACTGATCTGGTCCAGCTTTTCAACCGCGCCAAGGTGGTGAGCGGCAAGGATGATGTGAGCGGCCAGTACATCAACTACGACGGCTACAACGAGACCTACCTCGTCACCAACGGCCCCAACGCCACCGTCGTCCAGAACACTGAGGCACGCGTCAAAGTCACGATTCAGCCGAAGAAGCAGGACGCCGCCGGCAAACCCGCCGGTACCGGCCAGCGCTAG
- a CDS encoding KdsC family phosphatase, which produces MDRAHERAARLKLMAFDVDGVLTDGTIWFTAEGDVMKGFSTLDGHGLRMLQMAGIELAIITGRRSKALEQRCANLQIERLYQGVEDKRAVLHSLLGDLKLEPAQAGYMGDDVVDLPILRACGFSATTSDGHALVRNHVDWVAGRPGGRGAVREVCDFILAAQGKLDAFHARYLAD; this is translated from the coding sequence ATGGATCGCGCACACGAACGCGCAGCACGCCTCAAACTAATGGCCTTCGACGTCGACGGCGTACTGACCGACGGAACCATCTGGTTCACCGCAGAGGGCGACGTCATGAAGGGGTTTTCGACCCTTGATGGCCATGGCCTGCGCATGCTGCAGATGGCCGGCATCGAACTCGCGATCATCACCGGCCGCCGCTCCAAGGCACTGGAGCAGCGTTGCGCGAATCTTCAAATCGAGCGCCTCTATCAAGGCGTGGAAGACAAGCGCGCAGTGCTTCACAGCCTGCTTGGCGATCTCAAGCTCGAACCGGCTCAGGCTGGCTACATGGGTGACGATGTCGTGGACCTGCCGATCCTGCGTGCATGCGGGTTCTCGGCAACGACGTCGGATGGCCACGCGCTGGTGCGCAATCACGTGGATTGGGTTGCGGGCAGACCCGGCGGGCGCGGTGCGGTGCGCGAAGTCTGCGACTTCATCCTCGCAGCGCAAGGCAAGCTCGACGCCTTCCACGCCCGTTACCTGGCCGACTGA
- the lptC gene encoding LPS export ABC transporter periplasmic protein LptC: MKRTWSGLFPLLLAALLAGTAFWLERYVSGQATRADGRFRHDPDMVATRSVQERFDATGKRLYVLEAAVARHYPDDDSTHVEDANLQHFGKPQTLHVTARQARISGPGDEVFLSGEVRGRRDAAEGLPEMTFETSEITVRPDEEKAVTDKPVHMTRGQSVIDGVGLEIDQINGVATIGQARATLYRNTKGSGQ; this comes from the coding sequence ATGAAGCGCACCTGGTCCGGTCTGTTTCCGCTGCTTCTTGCGGCTTTGCTGGCTGGCACGGCGTTCTGGCTCGAACGCTACGTCAGCGGCCAAGCCACGCGAGCCGATGGCCGCTTTCGGCACGACCCGGACATGGTTGCGACCCGCTCGGTGCAAGAACGATTCGACGCCACCGGCAAGCGACTGTACGTGCTGGAAGCCGCCGTCGCGCGCCACTATCCCGATGACGACAGCACGCACGTCGAGGACGCGAACCTGCAGCACTTCGGCAAACCGCAGACGCTGCATGTCACCGCGCGGCAAGCCCGCATTTCCGGGCCGGGCGACGAAGTGTTCCTGAGCGGTGAAGTGCGCGGCCGTCGCGACGCCGCAGAAGGACTGCCAGAAATGACCTTCGAAACCAGTGAAATCACCGTGCGCCCGGACGAAGAGAAAGCCGTCACCGACAAGCCGGTGCACATGACGCGCGGCCAATCGGTGATCGACGGTGTCGGCTTGGAAATTGACCAGATCAACGGCGTTGCGACCATCGGCCAGGCCCGCGCAACGCTCTATCGCAATACGAAGGGAAGCGGGCAATGA
- a CDS encoding KpsF/GutQ family sugar-phosphate isomerase, whose amino-acid sequence MQETKPQAVSRATDDELLSLGRDVLSIEAEAVLTLARRLDASFVAATRMILGASGRVIVTGVGKSGHIGRKLAATFASTGTPAYFVHAAEAAHGDLGMITASDVVIALSNSGTTGEVLTIAPLIKRHGAHLIAITGNPSSALAKLADVHLDATIEREACPLNLAPTASTTAALALGDALAVALLDARGFGPDDFARSHPGGALGRRLLTRVSDVMRTGERIPRVPETATFAEALLEVTRGGMGMTAIVNDQNHAIGIFTDGDLRRLLGAETDMRGLKVADVMHRNPRSIAPDALAAEAAATMERARINQILVIDDAQQLVGALNTHDLMDAKVI is encoded by the coding sequence ATGCAAGAAACCAAGCCACAAGCCGTTTCCCGGGCGACCGACGACGAATTGCTGTCACTCGGTCGCGACGTGCTGTCGATCGAAGCTGAGGCGGTTCTGACCCTGGCGCGCAGACTGGACGCCAGTTTCGTTGCTGCGACCCGGATGATTCTGGGTGCCAGCGGTCGCGTCATCGTTACCGGCGTCGGTAAATCCGGCCACATTGGCCGCAAGCTCGCCGCCACCTTTGCCTCCACCGGCACGCCGGCCTATTTCGTACACGCAGCCGAGGCGGCGCATGGCGATCTAGGCATGATCACAGCGTCGGATGTCGTGATTGCGCTCTCGAACTCCGGCACCACCGGGGAGGTCCTGACGATTGCCCCGCTGATCAAACGCCATGGCGCGCACCTGATTGCGATTACCGGCAATCCGTCCTCGGCACTGGCCAAGCTTGCGGACGTGCATCTCGACGCGACGATCGAGCGCGAGGCCTGCCCGCTGAACCTCGCACCTACAGCCAGCACCACCGCAGCCCTTGCGTTGGGCGACGCGCTGGCGGTTGCACTGCTCGACGCGCGCGGCTTTGGCCCGGACGATTTCGCCCGTTCGCATCCTGGTGGCGCACTGGGTCGCAGGCTGCTAACCCGCGTGTCCGACGTGATGCGCACTGGGGAGCGCATTCCACGCGTACCGGAAACGGCGACGTTTGCCGAAGCGCTGCTTGAGGTCACCCGCGGCGGCATGGGCATGACCGCAATCGTGAACGATCAAAACCACGCTATCGGCATCTTCACTGATGGCGACCTTCGCCGCCTGCTTGGTGCCGAAACCGACATGCGCGGCCTGAAGGTCGCCGACGTGATGCACCGCAACCCACGCAGCATCGCACCCGATGCGCTCGCTGCGGAAGCTGCCGCAACGATGGAGCGCGCGCGCATCAACCAGATTCTGGTGATCGACGATGCGCAGCAACTGGTCGGCGCCCTGAATACGCACGACTTGATGGACGCAAAGGTAATCTGA